In the genome of Carnobacterium viridans, one region contains:
- the lepA gene encoding translation elongation factor 4 → MNKQELNERQKRIRNFSIIAHIDHGKSTLADRILQMTHTVADRDMQAQLLDSMDLERERGITIKLNAIELNYIAKDGETYTLHLIDTPGHVDFTYEVSRSLAACEGAILVVDAAQGIEAQTLANVYLALDNDLEIIPVINKIDLPAADPERVRAEIEDVIGIDASDAVLASAKAGIGIEDILEQIVERVPAPVGDIDDPLRALIFDSAYDAYRGVVLNIRVMEGMIKPGDTMKMMSNGKTFEVAEVGIFSPKPIKREFLMVGDVGYVTANIKTVQDTRVGDTITLADNPAAESLEGYRKMTPMVYCGMYPIDSSRYGDLRDALDKLQLNDAALQFEAETSQALGFGYRCGFLGLLHMDVIQERLEREFNLDLITTAPSVIYHANLTDGTQKIVANPAEMPEPGVIESIEEPYVKATIMVPNDYVGAVMEIAQRKRGDFLTMDYMDDNRVNVVYEIPLSEIVYDFFDKLKSSTKGYASLDYEMIGYKKSALSKMDILLNGEKVDALGFIVHKDFAFNRGKAIVDQLKTIIPRHQFEIPVQAAIGQKIVARSNIKALRKDVTAKLYGGDVTRRQKLLKKQKAGKKRMKQVGSVEVPQEAFMSVLKMDDE, encoded by the coding sequence ATGAATAAACAGGAATTAAATGAAAGACAAAAACGCATTCGGAATTTTTCCATTATTGCCCATATTGACCATGGAAAATCAACATTAGCCGATCGTATCTTACAAATGACACATACGGTTGCTGACCGTGATATGCAAGCACAATTATTAGACTCGATGGATCTTGAACGTGAACGAGGTATCACAATCAAGTTAAACGCAATTGAATTGAATTATATTGCCAAAGATGGCGAAACATATACACTACACTTGATCGACACACCAGGACACGTTGATTTCACGTACGAAGTTTCAAGAAGTTTAGCAGCGTGTGAAGGGGCTATCCTAGTTGTTGATGCAGCACAAGGAATCGAAGCTCAAACACTGGCTAACGTTTATCTTGCTTTAGATAATGACCTTGAGATCATCCCGGTTATCAACAAAATCGATTTACCAGCTGCAGATCCAGAACGTGTTCGTGCTGAGATCGAAGATGTAATTGGAATCGATGCAAGCGATGCAGTTTTAGCGAGCGCTAAAGCCGGTATTGGAATCGAAGATATCTTAGAACAAATCGTTGAAAGAGTGCCAGCTCCAGTTGGTGATATAGATGATCCTTTAAGAGCGTTGATCTTTGATTCGGCTTACGATGCTTATCGAGGAGTTGTCTTAAACATCCGTGTGATGGAAGGTATGATCAAACCTGGCGATACGATGAAAATGATGAGTAATGGGAAAACGTTTGAAGTAGCTGAAGTTGGGATCTTTTCGCCTAAACCGATCAAACGCGAATTCCTAATGGTTGGAGACGTTGGGTATGTTACTGCAAATATCAAAACGGTCCAAGATACTCGAGTTGGAGATACCATTACATTAGCTGACAATCCAGCTGCAGAATCATTAGAAGGTTACCGCAAAATGACGCCAATGGTTTATTGTGGAATGTACCCAATTGATTCTTCTCGTTATGGCGATTTAAGAGATGCTCTAGACAAGTTACAATTAAACGATGCAGCACTTCAATTCGAAGCTGAAACTTCACAAGCGCTTGGATTTGGGTACCGTTGTGGGTTCTTAGGACTCTTACACATGGACGTTATCCAAGAACGCCTTGAACGTGAATTCAATTTAGATTTGATTACAACAGCTCCGTCTGTTATCTATCATGCAAACTTGACAGATGGCACGCAAAAAATCGTAGCGAATCCAGCTGAGATGCCTGAACCAGGTGTAATTGAATCGATTGAAGAGCCTTACGTTAAAGCAACGATCATGGTACCAAATGATTACGTCGGTGCAGTTATGGAAATTGCACAACGCAAACGTGGCGACTTCTTAACGATGGATTACATGGATGATAACCGTGTAAACGTGGTTTATGAAATTCCATTATCTGAAATCGTGTATGATTTCTTTGATAAATTAAAATCAAGTACTAAAGGCTATGCTTCTTTAGACTACGAAATGATCGGCTATAAGAAAAGTGCTTTATCTAAGATGGATATTCTATTAAACGGCGAAAAAGTAGATGCTTTAGGATTTATCGTTCATAAAGATTTTGCTTTCAACCGTGGAAAAGCGATCGTTGATCAATTGAAGACGATCATTCCAAGACACCAATTCGAAATCCCAGTTCAAGCAGCAATCGGACAAAAAATTGTTGCGCGTTCAAACATCAAAGCCCTACGTAAAGATGTTACAGCTAAACTCTATGGTGGTGACGTGACTCGTCGTCAAAAACTATTGAAGAAACAAAAAGCTGGTAAAAAACGGATGAAACAAGTCGGATCAGTTGAAGTTCCTCAGGAAGCGTTCATGTCCGTTCTTAAGATGGATGACGAGTAA
- a CDS encoding argininosuccinate synthase produces MNKGKVVLAYSGGLDTSVSIKWLMDEGYDVIACCLDVGEGKNLDFIKDKAIEIGAVASYTIDAKDEFANEFALIALQAHTYYEGKYPLISALSRPLIAKKLVEVAIKEEAVAVAHGCTGKGNDQVRFEVAIHSLAPDLNVLAPVRDWTWSREEEINYAIEHSIPVPIDLDNPFSIDQNLWGRSNECGVLENPWIAPPEVAYDLTVSLENTPDIPERIEIEFLAGVPIAIDGSKYELAELIQQLNSIAGKHGVGRIDHIENRLIGIKSREVYEAPGAVTLMTAHKELEDLTFVKDIAHFKPMIEQKITEMIYNGLWFNPLTESLVAFLKSTQKYVNGTVRVKLFKGHAIVEGRKSPNSLYDENLATYTSADTFNQESSVGFIKLWGLPTKVHAEVNKAKDTIKTK; encoded by the coding sequence ATGAATAAAGGAAAAGTTGTTTTAGCTTACTCAGGAGGATTGGATACGTCAGTCTCTATTAAATGGTTAATGGATGAAGGATATGATGTAATAGCTTGTTGTTTAGATGTTGGAGAAGGAAAGAACTTAGACTTTATTAAAGATAAAGCAATCGAAATTGGTGCGGTAGCTTCTTATACGATTGATGCTAAAGATGAATTCGCTAATGAATTTGCATTGATTGCATTACAAGCGCATACGTATTATGAAGGTAAGTACCCATTAATATCAGCGTTATCTCGTCCTTTAATTGCTAAAAAATTAGTTGAAGTAGCTATAAAAGAAGAAGCTGTAGCAGTAGCACATGGTTGTACAGGAAAAGGGAACGATCAAGTTCGTTTTGAAGTTGCTATTCATTCTTTAGCACCAGATTTAAATGTACTTGCACCAGTTCGTGACTGGACATGGTCAAGAGAAGAAGAAATCAACTATGCTATTGAACACTCTATCCCGGTTCCAATTGATTTAGACAATCCCTTCTCTATTGATCAAAACCTATGGGGAAGAAGCAACGAGTGTGGTGTGTTAGAAAATCCATGGATTGCTCCACCAGAAGTTGCCTATGATTTAACGGTTAGTTTAGAAAATACACCGGATATTCCTGAAAGGATTGAAATTGAATTTTTAGCAGGTGTACCCATAGCGATTGACGGTTCAAAATATGAATTGGCTGAGTTAATTCAACAGTTAAACAGCATTGCTGGGAAACATGGAGTCGGACGGATTGATCATATTGAAAACAGATTGATTGGAATTAAATCTCGTGAGGTTTATGAAGCGCCTGGAGCTGTAACCTTAATGACAGCACATAAAGAGCTAGAAGATCTTACCTTTGTTAAAGATATTGCACACTTTAAACCAATGATCGAACAAAAAATAACGGAGATGATCTATAATGGATTATGGTTCAATCCATTAACTGAAAGTTTGGTTGCTTTTTTGAAATCTACTCAAAAGTACGTTAACGGAACCGTTCGGGTAAAATTATTTAAAGGCCATGCCATTGTAGAAGGCAGAAAATCACCAAACTCATTGTATGATGAAAACTTGGCAACTTATACATCTGCAGATACATTTAACCAAGAATCATCTGTTGGCTTTATCAAATTGTGGGGATTGCCTACAAAAGTCCATGCGGAAGTAAATAAAGCAAAAGATACAATTAAAACGAAGTAA
- the grpE gene encoding nucleotide exchange factor GrpE yields MSRNKDKKQEQEMVEETPTELVEETTESVEVEQPEIDELAKVKADLEEMENKYLRVQAEMANIQKRNAKEREDAAKFRAQSLATELLPVIDNLERALAIEVTDEQGKSLKKGIEMVMETFKTALKNEGIEVIDPLNEPFDPNFHQAIQTVPVEEGQASETVVQVFQKGYNLKGRVLRPAMVIVAQ; encoded by the coding sequence GTGTCTAGAAATAAAGATAAAAAGCAAGAACAAGAAATGGTTGAAGAAACACCAACAGAATTGGTAGAAGAAACAACTGAATCTGTAGAAGTGGAACAACCAGAAATTGATGAACTTGCTAAAGTAAAAGCTGATTTAGAAGAAATGGAAAATAAATATTTGCGTGTACAAGCTGAAATGGCAAATATCCAAAAACGCAATGCAAAAGAACGTGAAGATGCTGCTAAATTCCGTGCTCAATCTTTAGCAACAGAATTACTTCCCGTTATTGATAATTTAGAACGAGCTCTAGCTATTGAAGTAACAGATGAGCAAGGGAAAAGTTTGAAAAAAGGCATTGAAATGGTTATGGAAACGTTCAAGACTGCATTGAAAAATGAAGGCATTGAAGTTATCGATCCTTTAAATGAACCATTTGACCCTAACTTCCATCAGGCGATTCAAACCGTTCCTGTTGAAGAAGGTCAAGCAAGCGAAACAGTTGTACAAGTTTTCCAAAAAGGTTATAATTTAAAGGGACGCGTATTACGTCCCGCAATGGTAATTGTTGCTCAATAA
- the argH gene encoding argininosuccinate lyase, whose translation MKKLWGGRFEGENQKWIDEFGASIEVDQVLAEEDILGSLAHVKMLAKTAIILQEEADDIIKGLESLLVKARNNELVFSIENEDIHLNIETLLHKEIGPVAGKLHTARSRNDQVATDMHLYLKRQVGEISVSLEDLEKVILVKAEKHIETIVPGYTHLQHAQPISFAHHLLAYYNMFKRDLERYQDSLKRIDCSPLGAAALAGTTFPIDRLYTAEQLGFSSIYSNSMDAVSDRDFILEFLSTSSILMMHLSRFCEEMILWTSHEYQFASLTDTFSTGSSIMPQKKNPDMAELIRGKTGRVYGNLFSLLTTMKSLPLAYNKDLQEDKEGMFDTVKTVKDCLEIFAGMLEDMIVHEDNMSEATTKDFSNATELADYLASKGIPFREAHEIVGKLVLKCLKNGHYLQDIPLTEFQHAAPIIEEDVYRLLESRVAVERRNSLGGTGFDQIRNEIEKAKLELNLI comes from the coding sequence ATGAAAAAATTATGGGGCGGTCGTTTTGAAGGAGAAAACCAAAAATGGATTGATGAGTTTGGGGCTTCAATTGAAGTAGACCAAGTTTTAGCTGAAGAAGACATTTTGGGAAGTTTGGCACATGTTAAAATGTTGGCTAAAACAGCGATTATTCTTCAAGAAGAAGCAGATGACATCATCAAAGGGTTAGAAAGTCTTTTAGTAAAAGCCCGAAATAATGAGTTGGTATTTTCTATTGAAAATGAAGATATTCATTTGAATATTGAAACGCTTCTCCATAAAGAAATCGGTCCTGTTGCAGGTAAGTTGCACACAGCAAGAAGTCGGAACGATCAAGTGGCTACTGATATGCACCTGTATTTAAAGCGTCAAGTAGGTGAAATTTCCGTATCGCTTGAGGATCTGGAAAAAGTTATTTTAGTGAAAGCAGAAAAGCATATTGAAACAATCGTTCCAGGATATACACATTTGCAACATGCGCAACCCATTTCTTTTGCTCATCATTTATTGGCGTATTACAATATGTTTAAACGTGATTTAGAGCGGTATCAAGATAGTTTAAAACGAATCGATTGCTCTCCACTAGGAGCAGCTGCCTTGGCAGGAACAACATTTCCCATCGATCGTTTGTACACCGCTGAACAGTTAGGTTTCAGTTCTATCTATTCCAACAGTATGGACGCCGTGAGCGATCGAGATTTCATCTTAGAATTTCTATCTACAAGCAGTATACTGATGATGCATCTTTCGCGTTTTTGTGAAGAAATGATTCTTTGGACCAGTCATGAATATCAATTCGCTAGTTTAACGGATACTTTTTCGACGGGTAGTTCCATTATGCCGCAAAAGAAAAATCCAGATATGGCGGAATTGATTCGTGGAAAAACAGGCAGAGTGTACGGCAATTTATTTTCGTTGTTAACGACAATGAAAAGTTTGCCATTAGCCTATAACAAAGATTTGCAAGAAGACAAAGAAGGCATGTTTGATACAGTAAAAACGGTTAAAGATTGTTTGGAAATATTTGCTGGTATGTTGGAAGATATGATCGTGCATGAAGACAATATGAGTGAAGCAACAACGAAAGATTTTTCAAACGCGACTGAATTAGCGGATTATCTGGCTTCAAAAGGTATCCCATTTAGAGAAGCGCACGAAATTGTTGGGAAACTTGTGTTGAAGTGCTTGAAAAATGGCCATTACTTACAAGATATTCCTTTAACCGAATTTCAACATGCTGCTCCTATTATCGAAGAAGATGTTTATAGGTTATTGGAATCTCGTGTAGCTGTTGAACGTAGAAATTCATTAGGTGGCACTGGATTCGACCAGATTAGAAATGAAATTGAAAAAGCCAAACTAGAACTTAATCTGATATAA
- a CDS encoding DUF6037 family protein — protein MPPILGNFKELKRNMEIDDWVIDSFCFESKKQNYIVLVKLYNTTEKRPEYALLKLEFFYENDFSKKLEAPANSARVMFDSVTEFIDFFGIETNGKGNIQEIFTTFYQKLAERIPTCVTPKKSSAQKIVMVNSINKSMSENENSVYCYKVKRNPLRKDGSLGQRSTYNDNKTRILREYLYEKLKSDTNLSFCYSEDPDMNYTDELIISNWTRNKNNTKSTSDLG, from the coding sequence ATGCCACCTATTCTTGGAAATTTTAAAGAATTAAAAAGAAACATGGAAATAGACGATTGGGTTATTGACTCATTCTGCTTCGAATCCAAAAAGCAGAATTACATTGTATTAGTAAAATTATACAATACAACGGAAAAAAGACCTGAATATGCATTGTTAAAGTTAGAATTTTTCTACGAAAACGACTTTTCAAAAAAACTAGAAGCCCCTGCCAACTCTGCTCGTGTAATGTTCGATAGTGTCACTGAATTTATAGATTTCTTTGGTATTGAAACAAATGGAAAAGGAAATATACAAGAAATATTTACCACTTTCTATCAAAAGTTAGCTGAACGTATTCCTACTTGTGTTACTCCCAAGAAATCATCAGCTCAAAAGATTGTGATGGTAAATTCAATTAATAAATCTATGTCTGAAAATGAAAATAGTGTCTATTGTTATAAAGTTAAAAGAAACCCTTTAAGAAAAGATGGAAGTTTAGGTCAGCGTTCAACCTACAACGATAATAAAACAAGAATTCTTAGAGAGTATTTATACGAAAAATTAAAATCAGATACTAATTTAAGTTTTTGTTATTCAGAAGATCCAGATATGAATTATACCGACGAATTAATAATAAGTAACTGGACACGAAATAAAAATAATACAAAATCTACGAGCGATCTTGGTTGA
- the hrcA gene encoding heat-inducible transcriptional repressor HrcA — MLTERQILILKSIIRLYTSYETPIGSKTLMNEAEISFSSATIRNEMGRLEELGFIEKTHSSSGRVPSLKGYRFYVDHLVHPAKIQKKDLAVIKNALGNQFRQLDEIVFQSAELLSRLTSYTAITLGPEIKESILTGFRLVPLNDYQVMAILVTDKGHVENQIVTIPRSMDVNELEKIVRIFNEQLVGLPLMEVFKRLKTEIPILLNKYVRTNEGMLNIFEDVFLKAGQDRMHVGGRMNILDFSNELNVEKFKSIYSLMDGTHDLSSLLVPSTTGINVKIGTELNNELFNEFSLITASYDIEGYSSGVIALLGPTNMPYSKMIGLVDVFRNELSKKIIDYYQSVDD, encoded by the coding sequence ATGTTAACTGAAAGGCAGATTTTAATTTTAAAATCTATCATTCGCTTATACACTTCATATGAGACACCCATAGGATCCAAAACCTTAATGAATGAAGCTGAAATCAGTTTTAGTTCAGCAACTATTCGTAATGAAATGGGGCGTCTTGAAGAATTAGGCTTCATTGAAAAAACGCATTCGTCATCCGGTCGTGTCCCATCTTTAAAAGGGTACCGTTTTTACGTAGACCATCTGGTGCATCCAGCAAAAATTCAAAAAAAAGATCTTGCGGTCATAAAAAATGCTTTAGGAAATCAGTTCAGGCAATTGGATGAGATTGTTTTTCAATCGGCTGAATTGCTTTCTCGGTTGACCAGTTACACAGCGATAACGTTAGGTCCTGAGATCAAAGAAAGTATTCTAACTGGTTTTCGATTGGTGCCATTAAATGATTATCAAGTTATGGCTATCTTAGTAACCGATAAGGGCCATGTAGAAAACCAAATAGTAACCATTCCGAGGTCAATGGATGTTAACGAGCTAGAAAAAATTGTTCGTATTTTTAATGAACAATTAGTTGGTCTTCCGCTAATGGAAGTATTTAAAAGACTGAAGACAGAAATTCCGATATTGTTGAATAAGTATGTTCGAACAAATGAAGGAATGCTGAATATCTTCGAAGATGTCTTCTTGAAAGCTGGACAAGATAGGATGCACGTAGGTGGAAGAATGAATATACTCGATTTCTCGAATGAATTAAATGTCGAAAAATTCAAGTCTATTTATTCCTTAATGGATGGTACTCATGACTTATCTTCTTTATTGGTTCCAAGTACTACCGGAATCAATGTGAAAATTGGGACGGAGTTAAACAATGAGCTTTTTAATGAGTTCAGTTTAATTACAGCAAGTTATGACATTGAAGGATATAGTTCAGGTGTTATTGCATTGTTAGGTCCAACAAATATGCCCTATTCTAAAATGATCGGTTTGGTGGATGTATTTCGAAATGAGCTTTCAAAAAAAATAATCGACTACTATCAATCTGTAGACGATTAA
- a CDS encoding MerR family transcriptional regulator — MFYTVQEMSTMLSMNAHTNRYYTNQELITHLKRDENSYRKFDEESINWLIIIYYLCQYGMTIGQICEYILHYVYKVIQRSKNVTILFKI; from the coding sequence ATGTTTTATACTGTTCAAGAAATGTCTACGATGTTAAGTATGAACGCTCATACAAATCGCTATTATACCAATCAAGAGTTGATTACTCATTTAAAAAGGGACGAAAATAGTTATCGCAAATTCGACGAAGAGTCGATTAATTGGTTGATTATTATCTATTACTTATGTCAGTACGGGATGACAATTGGACAAATTTGCGAATATATCTTGCACTATGTTTATAAGGTAATCCAACGATCGAAAAACGTTACCATATTGTTCAAAATTTAA
- the dnaK gene encoding molecular chaperone DnaK, which translates to MGKMIGIDLGTTNSAVAVLEGGEAKIIPNPEGNRTTPSVVAFKNGEMQVGEVAKRQAVTNPNTISSIKRHIGEAGFSVEVDGKKYTPQEVSATILQYLKGYAESYLGETVDKAVITVPAYFNDAQRQATKDAGKIAGLEVERIVNEPTAAALAYGLDKVDKDEKVLVFDLGGGTFDVSILELGDGVFDVLATAGDNKLGGDDFDNKIMEYLVAEFKKENGVDLSKDKMAVQRLKDAAEKAKKDLSGVTSTQISLPFITAGEAGPLHLEINLTRAKFDELTYDLVERTKGPVRQALKDAGLSTSEIDEVILVGGSTRIPSVVEAVRKEAGKEPNKSVNPDEVVAMGAAIQGGVITGDVKDIVLLDVTPLSLGIETMGGVFTKLIERNTTIPTSKSQVFSTAADNQPAVDVHVMQGERPMAADNKTLGRFQLTDIPAAPRGIPQIEVTFDIDKNGIVNVSAKDLGTQKEQTITIKSSSGLTDEEIERMVKDAEANAEADKARKEEVELRNEVDQLLFQVDKTIGELEGKVDEAEVKKAEEARDELKAAVEANDLEAMKTKRDELNEIVQALTVKLYEQAAQAQGEANPEGAEQAQDGSEDVVDADFEEIDDDAK; encoded by the coding sequence ATGGGTAAAATGATTGGTATTGACTTAGGAACAACAAATTCAGCAGTTGCTGTATTAGAAGGCGGAGAAGCAAAAATTATTCCGAATCCAGAAGGTAACCGTACGACACCATCTGTTGTGGCATTTAAAAATGGAGAAATGCAAGTAGGGGAAGTAGCTAAACGCCAAGCTGTAACAAATCCTAACACAATTAGCTCAATCAAACGTCATATCGGAGAAGCTGGCTTTTCAGTTGAAGTTGATGGCAAAAAATATACTCCACAAGAAGTTTCTGCAACAATTCTTCAATACTTGAAAGGTTATGCTGAAAGCTATTTAGGCGAAACAGTTGATAAAGCTGTTATTACTGTTCCTGCTTACTTCAACGATGCACAACGACAAGCAACAAAAGATGCTGGTAAAATTGCCGGTCTTGAAGTGGAACGTATCGTTAATGAACCAACTGCTGCAGCATTAGCTTATGGTTTAGACAAAGTAGATAAAGATGAAAAAGTTTTAGTATTTGACCTTGGTGGTGGTACTTTTGACGTTTCAATCCTTGAATTAGGAGACGGCGTATTTGATGTATTAGCTACTGCAGGTGACAACAAATTAGGTGGAGATGATTTTGATAATAAAATCATGGAATACTTGGTAGCTGAATTCAAAAAAGAAAACGGCGTTGACTTATCTAAAGACAAAATGGCTGTACAACGTTTGAAAGACGCTGCTGAAAAAGCTAAAAAAGACTTATCAGGCGTAACTTCAACTCAAATCAGCTTGCCATTTATCACTGCTGGAGAAGCTGGACCATTACACTTGGAAATCAACTTAACTCGTGCTAAATTTGACGAATTAACTTATGACTTAGTAGAACGTACTAAAGGACCTGTTCGCCAAGCATTGAAAGATGCTGGATTATCAACATCTGAAATTGATGAAGTCATCTTAGTTGGTGGATCAACACGTATCCCTTCTGTTGTAGAAGCAGTACGCAAAGAAGCTGGAAAAGAACCAAACAAATCAGTTAACCCTGATGAAGTTGTAGCAATGGGTGCTGCAATCCAAGGTGGAGTTATCACTGGTGACGTTAAAGACATCGTATTGTTAGATGTTACTCCGTTATCATTAGGTATTGAAACAATGGGTGGCGTATTTACTAAACTGATCGAACGTAACACAACGATCCCAACAAGTAAATCACAAGTATTCTCTACTGCTGCTGACAACCAACCAGCTGTTGATGTACATGTAATGCAAGGGGAACGTCCAATGGCAGCCGACAACAAAACATTAGGTCGCTTCCAATTGACAGATATTCCTGCTGCACCACGTGGAATTCCTCAAATCGAAGTAACATTTGATATTGATAAAAACGGAATTGTTAACGTAAGTGCTAAAGACTTAGGAACTCAAAAAGAACAAACCATTACAATCAAATCTTCTTCAGGTTTAACAGACGAAGAAATCGAACGTATGGTTAAAGATGCAGAAGCTAACGCTGAAGCTGATAAAGCTCGTAAAGAAGAAGTAGAATTACGTAACGAAGTGGATCAATTATTATTCCAAGTAGATAAAACTATTGGTGAATTAGAAGGCAAAGTTGACGAAGCTGAAGTTAAAAAAGCTGAAGAAGCTCGTGATGAATTGAAAGCTGCTGTTGAAGCAAATGATCTTGAAGCAATGAAAACAAAACGCGATGAGTTAAATGAAATCGTACAAGCATTAACCGTTAAATTATATGAACAAGCTGCTCAAGCACAAGGTGAAGCAAATCCTGAAGGTGCAGAACAAGCACAAGATGGATCTGAAGATGTTGTAGATGCTGATTTTGAAGAAATTGACGATGACGCTAAATAA
- the dnaJ gene encoding molecular chaperone DnaJ, which yields MMAKRDLYEVLGVSKGASDDEIKKAYRKLSKKFHPDINKEAGSEDKFKEVAEAYEVLSDANKRAAYDQYGHASTDPNFGAGGGGYGGGGFGGFGGGGFEDIFESFFGGGGRSQNPNAPRQGDDLQYTINLEFEEAIFGKETTISYNREEECKTCHGDGAKPGTHPVTCSKCHGTGSLNVERNTPLGRVMTRQTCDVCHGTGQEIKEACPTCHGSGHTKDKHTVKVTVPAGVEDGNQMRLNGQGEAGKNGGPYGDLYVVFRVKASNQFDRDGSEIYYELPINIVQASLGDEVEVPTVHGKVKLKIPAGTQTGTNFRLRGKGAPKLRGTGTGDQHVKVKLMTPKNLTKEQTDLLRQFAKSSGMEVEEQDGSIFDKVKDAFKADKKKK from the coding sequence ATTATGGCTAAAAGAGATTTATATGAAGTGTTAGGAGTATCAAAAGGTGCTTCCGATGATGAAATAAAAAAGGCATACAGAAAATTATCAAAAAAGTTCCATCCGGATATTAATAAAGAAGCTGGATCTGAAGATAAGTTTAAAGAAGTTGCAGAAGCTTATGAAGTATTAAGCGATGCCAACAAACGCGCAGCTTATGATCAATATGGTCATGCAAGTACGGATCCAAACTTTGGAGCAGGTGGCGGCGGATACGGCGGCGGAGGCTTTGGTGGTTTCGGCGGCGGTGGTTTCGAAGATATCTTTGAATCATTCTTTGGAGGCGGCGGTCGATCTCAAAATCCAAATGCGCCTCGTCAAGGAGACGATTTACAATACACAATCAATCTTGAATTTGAAGAAGCTATTTTTGGAAAAGAAACCACAATTAGTTATAACCGTGAAGAAGAATGTAAAACGTGTCATGGTGATGGGGCAAAACCAGGTACTCACCCTGTGACGTGTTCTAAATGTCATGGTACAGGTTCATTGAACGTTGAGAGAAATACGCCACTTGGTCGAGTAATGACACGTCAAACATGTGATGTTTGTCATGGTACTGGTCAAGAAATTAAAGAAGCTTGTCCAACTTGTCATGGTTCTGGACATACGAAAGACAAACATACTGTTAAAGTTACTGTTCCTGCAGGTGTTGAAGATGGAAATCAAATGCGCTTAAATGGACAAGGGGAAGCCGGTAAAAATGGCGGACCTTATGGTGATCTTTATGTTGTTTTCCGTGTTAAAGCTAGCAACCAATTTGATCGAGATGGATCAGAAATTTATTACGAATTGCCAATTAATATCGTCCAAGCATCTTTAGGGGATGAAGTGGAAGTTCCAACCGTTCATGGTAAGGTTAAATTAAAAATACCTGCTGGAACACAAACTGGAACAAATTTCCGCTTGAGAGGCAAAGGAGCACCAAAATTGCGTGGTACTGGTACAGGAGACCAACACGTGAAAGTTAAATTAATGACTCCGAAAAACTTAACAAAAGAACAAACAGACTTGTTGAGACAGTTCGCTAAATCTAGCGGTATGGAAGTTGAAGAACAAGATGGTTCGATTTTTGATAAAGTAAAAGATGCATTTAAAGCAGATAAGAAAAAGAAATGA